Proteins from a single region of Hordeum vulgare subsp. vulgare chromosome 6H, MorexV3_pseudomolecules_assembly, whole genome shotgun sequence:
- the LOC123403876 gene encoding uncharacterized protein LOC123403876 → MAQKKKAAQKRRKNHAGMEAESGGSAGRAPHSHGHGAPFDGRRGQETGAHPGGARPGQEAVPPHGTAQKIIEILRRAAAFLGRNGRAGDDTSDTSSSSAADDTSHASSSSAAADTSDASSSSAADDTSHASSSRAGNGGVEAVVGEHLRNQVPRHQDNHSPQKCRTQGQAILYTFGNLDMKNRNSAEEVPEEEEEEAPEEDALEEEEQEEAPRCFPPTAVYPVDKDEDPYKNERRYEEFCEARMKLPVGYELCTVCFFEKPWKNASLKHGHMIFHFGNDHGILGVKCSERLCYIRFRSFEHQQLYTSYCTSIWEAKPEMQYDKFCRGRV, encoded by the exons ATGGCGCAAAAGAAGAAGGCGGCCCAGAAGCGGCGCAAGAATCATGCGGGCATGGAGGCGGAGTCGGGGGGTTCAGCTGGGCGCGCGCCCCACTCCCACGGACACGGCGCCCCCTTTGACGGCCGCCGCGGCCAAGAAACCGGCGCCCACCCTGGCGGCGCCCGCCCCGGCCAAGAAGCTGTCCCGCCCCATGGCACAGCACAGAAGATTATTGAGATCCTACGCCGGGCCGCGGCCTTCCTGGGCAGGAACGGTAGAGCCGGCGACGACACGTcggacacctccagcagcagcgcCGCCGACGACACTTCACACGCCTCCAGCAGCAGCGCCGCCGCCGACACATCCGACGCCTCCAGCAGCAGCGCCGCCGACGACACTTCACACGCCTCCAGCAGCAGAGCCGGCAACGGCGGGGTGGAGGCTGTGGTGGGCGAGCACTTGAGGAATCAG GTTCCTAGGCACCAAGACAATCACTCACCGCAGAAGTGTCGTACACAGGGTCAGGCTATTCTGTACACCTTTGGCAACCTGGACATGAAGAACAGAAACTCtgcggaggaggtgcccgaggaggaggaggaggaggcgcccgAGGAGGACGCgctcgaggaggaggagcaggaggaggcgcCCCGATGTTTTCCTCCGACTGCTGTTTACCCA GTTGACAAAGATGAGGATCCTTACAAGAATGAGAGGAGGTATGAAGAGTTTTGTGAAGCTAGAATGAAGCTGCCAGTTGGATATGAGTTGTGCACTGTATGTTTTTTTGAAAAGCCCTGGAAAAATGCATCACTAAAGCATGGACAT ATGATTTTTCACTTCGGCAACGATCACGGAATTCTAGGTGTCAAATGCAGTGAGCGATTATGTTACATTAGATTCCGCAGCTTCGAGCATCAGCAGCTGTACACATCGTATTGCACAAGTATTTGGGAG GCCAAGCCGGAGATGCAGTATGACAAGTTCTGTCGAGGTAGGGTGTGA